The following nucleotide sequence is from Phormidium ambiguum IAM M-71.
GGTCGGGATTGTAAGTCCAAAAGAAAATCCGAATCCCCCGCTTTTTGTCAGCGGTAATGATTTGGTCGTCTTCCTCTCCCACTGTTCGTAACCAAACTTGCAAGATGTTGTTCTCGTCGGGGGCGATGTATGCTAAGTACTTGCCATCTGGTGAAAGTCTAGGACTAGTTTTTTCGGGATTTCCAAACAAAATTTCCCGAGGAATTAGTGGTGGCAGATTTGCCTGAGATTTTTCTACTGTTGCTGATTGCATTGTGATTTTGTCGCTTTGATAACCTTATTTTTATTTTGCACCCAACATGAGTAACTCATCCAATAGAGGGAACTATTTCCCCTTGGCTTACTTGACTAATAAAAAGGAATATGTTAAAAGGCAATGCAGTGCAACAAGAAATTATCGGTTCTGGTGCAAGCTGACCTTCCTCAACTTAAACTGGAACTTATTGTTAATCGTGGAGGAGTCAGCATTAGGCTTATGAAAGTTAACAACTGTGTCAATAAGAGATTTAATCAGCCTTTAATTTGGCTGGCTTTTAGCATTTTAGCTGGCTGGGGAGCATCGGCTTTAATGTTAGCTCAACCCAGTTTTGCCCAAGCAGATAGTTTGCGACTGCAACCAGGTGCTTCACCAAGGCGAATTCAACCAGGCACTTCCGCAACTCCAGGTGATTACGAAGTTAAGGAAGATAAGTTACAAAAATGTGTGGTTAACGCTACTGATAACAAAAAAAATTGCACGGATGTGGTTTCTGGTTATGGGCAAATTGTTAGTTATGGTACAGACATTTATAGCCAGGGAAACCTAGCTGATGCGGAAAAAATTTTCAGACAATTAATTAGTTCTTATCCCAAGGAACCAACTCCTTATTTAAGGTTAGGAGTGATTTTGGAGCGCCAAGGTAGAGGGGAAGAAGCGATCGCAGAATATCGCAAAGCCATAGAAATTAATCCCAAACACGCTGTTGCTCGCAATTCTTTGGGCGTAGCCTTAGCCAAGCAAGGTCAATTATCAGACGCAATTGAACAATGGAACGAAGCTTTAAAAATTAATGCTGAATATCCCGACGCTTTGACTAATTTAGGACTAGCTTTTTTACAACAAGGTAATAAAGATGAAGGCGTTACTAATTTGAAAAAAGCCAGAGAGATATTTATTAAACGCAAGGAATTTTCTAAAGCCAAACAAGTTGAAGAAATTCTCCAACAAGTTGATTCTCGCGCTACTTAAGCAAGAAGGCAGAGGAGCAGGGGGCAGGGGAGACAACTCTGTAAGGGCGGGTTTAGTACATAATCTTTGTGACTGACAAGCAATCTCTGGGCAAAACCCGCCCCTACAATTCAAGATTTTCCCCTTCGCTTCTTTTTTGTTACATTTATTTATAATTATTAAATAGCTACTGTTTTGGTAAATTTAAACTCATGCTTCTTCGACCTAATCAACGCACTAAGATAGATGACACAGATGATTCTCTGTTCTACTCCTTTCCTCGGTTTGTTACTCATGTCGATGATGGGTTTATTCAACAATTAACTGATTTGTATCGGGAACGCTTAAAACCTAATACTCGTATTTTTGATATGATGAGTAGTTGGGTTTCTCACCTGCCAGATGATGTAGAATTTGCTCATGTGGAAGGTCATGGAATGAATCAAGAGGAATTAGCGCGTAATTCTCAGCTGAATCATTATTTTGTGCAGAACCTCAATCAAAATCCAAAACTACCTTTGCCGGATCGAGATTTTGATGCAGTTCTGAACTGTGTTTCTGTGCAGTATTTACAATACCCAGATGCGATTTTTTCGGAAATTCATCGCATTCTTAAGCCTGGTGGAATTGCAATTATCAGCTTTTCTAACCGAATGTTTTATCAAAAAGCTATTACTGCATGGCGTGATAATTCTGAAATTGGTCGAGTAGAATTAGTCAAACGCTATTTTACTTTAGTTCCCGGTTTTAGCGAACCCGAAGTCATTATTCGTGCTGCTACTGTTCCAAAAATTCTTCAATTAATGGGTGTTGGTGGTGGCGATCCTTTTTATGCGGTGATTGCTTCCCGTTCTCAATAAATTGCTGCGATAATTCAGTAGAATTAATACCAATTTTCAGGGGCGATTATTAAGCGCAATTTTACAGAGATAGGACTTACGCAGAAAGTCTAGGTATAGGGGCAACGACAGGGGAATTGCCCCTACAAGCAGTGTTTATAAATTTATAAGGCTTTTAACTTTCTAACTTTCCTAAAATTTCTTGAGTTTGTTGAAGTATTTCGTCGTGACAAAAACCATTACTAGCAATTAAACAACCCCATTGATTTACATCTCCGCGATTGTAATTTAAAGGAGAACCATCTAAATAAGTAAACTTACCTCCGGCTTCGGTAAGAATTAATTCTGGGGCAGCAATATCCCAGTCTTTAGGAGCAGATTTGCCGGAAAGGGAAATGTAAACATCGGCTCTTTGTTCAATTATTGTGGCAATTTTACAACCAACACTGCCGACATATTGTTTATTTTTACATGGTAAATTTTCCAATAAATAGTTAAATTTTTCATCTCGATGAGTGCGACTTACAACTAATGATAAATCTGCCATATTTTGGCGTTGGGAAACTGCTACGGATGTGGTGTTTCCTTGGCGGTTTTCAACAAAAGTTCCACTACCTTTAATAGCGTAATATAATTTTTCTGCTTCCGGCCAAACTACTACAGCGGCTATGGGACGGTGTTGATAAACTAAAGCAATTTGTACTGCATATTCTCCTGTTTGTTCAATAAAGTCTCTGGTGCCATCTAAGGGGTCAATAATCCAAATAAAGTCTTGAGATAATGGGGGAGACATGACTCCTTTAGATTGGAATTTATATGTTTCTTCTGTGAGATAACCAAATTCTTGAGTGCCAAAACTGGCTTGTAAATTGTCGAGAATATATTGGTTTGTTACTATGTCTGCTGCGGTGACAGGCCCTTCTTTTTTCTCTTCGATGTTTAGTTCACCTCGTTCGGGTTCTCCACGATAATAGGAGCGCAAGATATCGGCTGCGCCCCAACCTACTGATTTGGCGATCGCCAATACTTCTTCTAAACCTTCAAATCGGTCTTTTCCTAAAGATTTTAACACTACTAAACTTCCTTCTTTTTTGGCAGTTGTTTATCGATCGTAGCCGTTACTTGATGATAAGTTGAACTTGAGTTTGTTTGATTAGATAGTATTTTACTAGATCGTAGAGCAAGTCGGGATTTATTTAACTGAGATTTTGTATTTTCCCTTTCCCTGAAAAAGAGGCCGACTTCCATGACTACCTTGAAAAAATTCTTTAAGACATCCACCGTCTTGTACCAAAATATTGACAAGATTCGGCAGCAACTTTCGCTGCATCTTGAAGAGCCGACGGAAACTCTTTGTGCAATATATAATGACAGAATGCTCCATGAAAAATATCCCCAGCACCTAAAGTATCTACTGGTTTAATTACCGGAACTTCTATGGTTCCTGCTATGCCTTTTGCCAAATATTGAATAGGTTTTTCTCCATGAGTAATCGCAATATAAGGAATATTTAATGCCGCAAGATAAGCAATTACGTCTGCTGTTGTTTCACAACCTGGAGGATAAAAGTTAGCTGAACAAATGACATAATTGGCTAATGGTAACAACTCTGCGAATCCAGGTTTCCAACTGCCTCCATCAATGACTATGGGAATGTTTTTGGCTTGAGCAAGTTCGGCAATTTTTTGGCTGATTGCCATTTGATGACCATCGAACAAAATAATGTTTACATTTTGTACTATGTCCAAAGATAGATTTTCTGCGATTATTTGGGATTTAGTAGCATTGAGTGAAATTACGGCCCGATCGCCTGTAGAATTTGTAACTAAAATAGAAGATACAGGCGGAGGTTCTAATCGCTTCGGATCTAAGTCTTGAATTTCTACTCGATAACTTGCTAAATCTGAGCGAATTAAATGAGTTATTGGATGTTCTCCAACTACTCCTAAAATTTTTGCTGTGTTCCCCCAATAACTAAAAGTTATTGCTGCATTCGTAGCAGGGCCACCTGCGGTAACAGTATAATCCAAAGCAACCATTTTTTGATTAATACCAGGCAGACTAGACGTTAAATAAACAAAATCTAAAGTCACTAATCCGACAAATATCCCATGTTTTCCCATTGCTTTACTTTTGACTCAGTGATTAGAATTTACCATTTATCTAAAAAATATTA
It contains:
- a CDS encoding tetratricopeptide repeat protein; amino-acid sequence: MKVNNCVNKRFNQPLIWLAFSILAGWGASALMLAQPSFAQADSLRLQPGASPRRIQPGTSATPGDYEVKEDKLQKCVVNATDNKKNCTDVVSGYGQIVSYGTDIYSQGNLADAEKIFRQLISSYPKEPTPYLRLGVILERQGRGEEAIAEYRKAIEINPKHAVARNSLGVALAKQGQLSDAIEQWNEALKINAEYPDALTNLGLAFLQQGNKDEGVTNLKKAREIFIKRKEFSKAKQVEEILQQVDSRAT
- a CDS encoding class I SAM-dependent methyltransferase, translating into MLLRPNQRTKIDDTDDSLFYSFPRFVTHVDDGFIQQLTDLYRERLKPNTRIFDMMSSWVSHLPDDVEFAHVEGHGMNQEELARNSQLNHYFVQNLNQNPKLPLPDRDFDAVLNCVSVQYLQYPDAIFSEIHRILKPGGIAIISFSNRMFYQKAITAWRDNSEIGRVELVKRYFTLVPGFSEPEVIIRAATVPKILQLMGVGGGDPFYAVIASRSQ
- a CDS encoding 3'(2'),5'-bisphosphate nucleotidase CysQ family protein, whose protein sequence is MLKSLGKDRFEGLEEVLAIAKSVGWGAADILRSYYRGEPERGELNIEEKKEGPVTAADIVTNQYILDNLQASFGTQEFGYLTEETYKFQSKGVMSPPLSQDFIWIIDPLDGTRDFIEQTGEYAVQIALVYQHRPIAAVVVWPEAEKLYYAIKGSGTFVENRQGNTTSVAVSQRQNMADLSLVVSRTHRDEKFNYLLENLPCKNKQYVGSVGCKIATIIEQRADVYISLSGKSAPKDWDIAAPELILTEAGGKFTYLDGSPLNYNRGDVNQWGCLIASNGFCHDEILQQTQEILGKLES
- a CDS encoding sugar kinase — translated: MGKHGIFVGLVTLDFVYLTSSLPGINQKMVALDYTVTAGGPATNAAITFSYWGNTAKILGVVGEHPITHLIRSDLASYRVEIQDLDPKRLEPPPVSSILVTNSTGDRAVISLNATKSQIIAENLSLDIVQNVNIILFDGHQMAISQKIAELAQAKNIPIVIDGGSWKPGFAELLPLANYVICSANFYPPGCETTADVIAYLAALNIPYIAITHGEKPIQYLAKGIAGTIEVPVIKPVDTLGAGDIFHGAFCHYILHKEFPSALQDAAKVAAESCQYFGTRRWMS